In Dasania marina DSM 21967, the genomic window ATCCACTCTCCGGCTTTACGCCCTAACTCCAACATACGCACTTCATACTGCTCACCCACTTTGGCATACACCACGGTGAAATCTCGAAAGGATTGCAAGCCGATACGCTTAACGGCCAAAGGAACCAAGTAGCGATCCACTTCGATCTCGCCTGTGACATACTGGCCAGGAATATAAAGACCTGACGCGTTATCTATTGCTACACGTACTATTGTGGATTGATTACGCTGAAGTTGGCTATCCAGAAAGATCACTGTGCTTATTAGGCTGTCCTTCACTTCACCCACATTAATAGTGGCTGGGGCGCCAAGACTCACCCGCGCACGGTCTGTCGGAAATACCGCTAATTCTGCGGTTAATTTCTGCAAATTGGTGATGGACAATAGAACACGGCCATCTGTTTGCTCACCGTCATTAGCAAATTTAGCTGAGATAACGCCATCACTAGGTGAAGTAATCGCATAGGACGTTAAACTCTCGTTACTTTCAATCCTGGCTAGTACATCACCTGACTTTACCGTTTGCCCTAAGTTCACTGGCATTGATTTAATTTGTCCATCAAAGCGTGCGGTAATATGACGCTGACCATCCTGCGCTGGCACTATGCGACCAAATACCTCAATGGTTTCAGAAAGAGTGGCCTCTCCAGCAATTTCTGTTTGTATATTCATCGCCTCAGCAACTTTTGGCTCAATATTTGTGCGTCCTTCAAAGTTGTCGTATTGCCATTGATAGCTTTTATTTTGATAGTTCGCATTAATTGTCACCGCGAACGAATGAGGTTCATAAATTTCCATGTCGCCTCTTAAAAAGTCACTCTGTGGTTTAAAGTTTATGGTATCAACCACGCCACCTAAACGGGTCAGCTTTACCGTCAAGGAAACCGCCTCGGGGGCGACAGGCTTATCTTGGTTAGTCACCCAAACACGAAATTCTGGTGGCACACCTGTTTCAAAAATCGATAGCTCGATCACAAATCCATCTTGTTTTAACAGACGCCCTCGATTAGGACCTTTCTCAGGCTCAGTTTCCACTATAGAGTCATCAACGGCAGCTACCGATACAGAGGTAGTAACAAATGTCAGCACGACCCCAAAAAACATGAACCCGAACGCCACAGGATGTAATAGTAATTTTTTCATTTCTTTCCTCGATCCATTAAATATTTTAATGATTTACGCGTAATTAATCTGGTTAGAGTGCGGTGCTATAACGCAGAAGCGCCAATCCCGTTAAACGTTCTAACTCGACGGTGTTGTTAAGTGCCATCAAACGCGCATCGATAAGTGCAAGTTGTGCGTCGAGAAGCTCTTGTTGAACCATTGACCACTCTTGATAGCTGTATTTACCTAATTGATAGGCTTTATGCGTTTCTTCTAAAGCACGCGCCAAGCGCGGGATAATTTTATTTTCAAGTGAATCGTTAATGTGATGGCCGTGCTTTAACTCCTCATAGAGCACAAAAACTTGTGTGAGTAGCTGAATTTCAGTTGCGTTAGCATCGGCCAGATAACGGCCCTTATCAGCAGTTAAAGCAGAAATTCTCCCTTGGTTACGGTTCGATTTACCCAGCGGCAATGACACGCCAAACGTCAAACCATAATCTTCTGTTCTTTCATAACGGCTAATCCCTGCATTAAAGCGTAATCTATTTTTTGATTCTTCTTTTGCAAGGGTTATTTCACTCTCTATGAGCCGCTCTTGAGTTAAGAAATAACGTATTCTAGGGTTAGTTTTAATGGCTTCGTTGAGGTCAGAAAATTCGATTGGCAACCTGGATATATTTAAAGACCCCGATACAGAAGTAAAATCTATATATGCACCTCCCCACATAGACGCTAGTATTTTTTTAGCGGATTTCAATTCATGGGTAATATCTTCAATATTCAGGTTTCGGCGCTCAACACTAACCTCTGCTCGAAGTTGATCTGCCACTAAAGCACTACCAGCACTAACACGCTTAGAAATACCCATAAGAGCCTTTTCCATATTCTGCTGTGCTTTTATCGCAATAGCTAAACGATCTTGAAGTGCTATAACAGTTAAAAATTGGTGCGCTGTTTTCGCTGCAATATCATAACGCTTTATGTCACGCTCAATATCAACAAGCGTTTTTTTCGCTTGGAATTTACCGACTCTTCGATTTGATAACTCACCATCTAAAATCCAACTAATGCTTAATGTAGCCTTGGAATTATCAAGCTTTGAGTATTCGTCTGATCCAAAAGCATCTTCTACCACCAAGGATAATTCCGGTTTTTGACCAACCGCTGCATAGCTAACATCACCCTCAGCACTTTTTATACGATAGGCAAAGCTGGCCAACTCTGGATGTTTATTTAAGCTTCTGGCAATCGCCTCCTGCATTGAAAGCTCTATTTCTAGCTGACCCGCAGCGTATACAGGAAATGATGCAACTAGACAAAAAGACAATGATCGTAACGCATGCAAAGCTGATTGACGCACAAAAAACCGACTACCAATCGGTTTTTTGTGCGTGCGCTTATGGCCCAAAAAAAGCATTATATTTCCTTAATGGCTAAATAGATGTTCGAAAGAGTGATGAATGAAATCAACAGAGAATGTGCTAATAGATGCAATAGTTAAAGCCGAAATTAACACAAATAAATAAGGAAATGAATTACCCTTATTATCATTTAATAAATATCTAATTCTTAATTCAAAAGGGTGTCTAGTAAAAGCACAGCCAGCTGTTGGCTCTTGTTGTCGGGCGTTGATAAACGATTGCAAACGAGTAACTTTTATTATTGTTTTCGAAATCAGTGTTACATCGCTTATGAGTGCTAATACAGCATTGTCGGCGGTTTGCTCAAGCGCTAACGAATAAGATTCATTTAACCTATATCCCAACTGATTAGGGTAAAACGTTGAGAAAATAGAAAAAGTGTATTTTTTAAGCGGGTGTGAATACTTTGCATGTGCAAGCTCATGCTGCTGCACAACACAACTCTCCTCATTGCTTAGCTGGTCATGAAGTCCTTGGGTAATATAAGCTTGTGGCTTTAATAGTCCCGACGTAAACGCACTAACATTCTTTGAATCTATAATCATGCATCCATTGGGCATTGCCTCTGGCTTAGAAAATTCATTGAGCAGATTAAAATTCGATATTACTTTTAACGCTTTTACAGATTTCATTAACAGTAACAATAAAACCAATGTACTAAACAAGAGCAAAGAGACGCCATGCCAGCTAAGTACCGAAAACGTATATATGTGATGCCAGTGCAAAGGTGATGTTAACCATGCGCTTTGCCATTTAAATAGCTCTGGAAATACGAGAACCACCACAGAAAGAAAACTCACTACCCATGGCAAAGTAACTATGCACCAAAGTAAACGTGATCGACTTTTGGCGTTAAACTGTGACAATAAACGATTTAACTGAACAATGAGTAGTGATACCACAAGTAAGGTAAAACTAAAGCTCAAAATAGCAATAGTGAGAACATTAAGTACTAGCCCAAAATCACCGAATATCATTCTTTCGAATCCAGACTGACTTTTAAACGCCGCTCGTCTATCAGTCGTTCCAGCTCATCTAATTGCCTTTCATTCATACCACTCGATAACGAAGTAAATGCAGCTAGCAACGTGTTCTCACCACTTGAGCCAAAATCACTGGAAATCTCATTAACTAGCTGGCCTATGAATGCGTCTCGATCACTAACGGCCTGATACTGAAAAGCGTGCCCATGCTTTTCACGTAGCAGCACCCCTTTTTTAAACAGGCGATCCAAGGTGCTTTGAATGGTGTTTAGTGAACCACCACGGCGCTTCTCAAAGTAGGAAAAGACCTGCTTTGCATCAGCTGACCCCGTTTCCCATAGGTATTGAAGGACTAATTTTTCGAGCTCACCGAGGTGCATATCTTAGATAACCATAGCCGTAAATAAGGTAGAGGAAGATAGCATACACAAAAACCGACTGGCAATCGGTTTTTGTGTATGCTTTTAATTCTTGTGAGATTACAGCAGAGCGAATCACCCCTTACACAGCTATAAGAATCTGAAAGAATGACAAAAAGACCTATAAGCTTAGGGGTTACCCATAGCTTTAGATAGATGGAGCTTAAACAGATAAGACATCAAGAAGGAGATATACCAGCAAATCGTCAGCGTCCATATATCATGGGATAAAAAATGAGCACCCCGTAATTGCTGCGCCACGCCAAAGATTAGCCCTAAAAGCATCACCGCTACTAAGCTAACGTTACGCCAACGGGGCAAGTAACAACGACAAAAGAAATACAGCGCCAGCCACGCATAAGCACCACTGGCATGGCCAGAGGGAAAGCAGCGGCCACCCTGCGCGGATAACATAGCCTCAAGCCAAGATTGATAGGGTAACTCACCACCAAACTGGCTATAGTTCCAGGGGCAAGACACGGCCGTCAGCTGCTTTAAGACACTCACTATAATTAACGAAAGGGATACCGAGGCTAGTAAATAAAACAAACCTCTTTGGTATTTTTTTAAACGCATTACTACAAAGCTGCTACACAATAATCCTATTAACACTAAATACAGCGTTAAGACTAAAGCCCTGCCCCCTTGATGGATAACGTCTTGCAACAGCCAACTACCTTGATAACGCCACTCATAACCTTGATACGCATATAACTTAGCAGCCAACAGCCTATCGACATCCAACCCTAATAAAACAGCATTGACTGCTATGAAGGTTACCGCAGGTAATAGCCAAACGGCTAAAGGATGTCTTAACGTGCGCGTCAGCAGTGTCATGGTTAGCATTAGTTTACTTGAAACAAGCTTGGGCCATTAGACACAGATGCAGAGTCCACCTCAAACAGATCCAACAAAGCATGACACACTGCATCATGAGAGTTACTTACATCTTTCAATTCCAATGCACTGCTAATATCCACATCTGAGGACTCGCCCACCCAGGCAATCACCGGCACATCTATCTGTTCGGCGGGGGCTATTAGGTAAGGCATGCCGTGTAGATACAAACCATTTTCACCCAGCGACTCGCCATGATCGCTTACGTAAAGCAAAGCGGTTTCATAGTTAGGGGTATTGGCTTTTAACAAAGCTATAGCCTTAGCCAAAAAATAATCGGTGTAAAGAATGGCATTGTCGTAGGCGTTATTAATTTCCTCATCACTACACTGGCCTAACTCTGCTGAATGACAGGCCGGGGTAAAACGCTCAAACTCTGCCGGGTAACGTTTGTAGTAGGCGGGGCCATGGTTACCCATTTGATGTAACACAATTAAAATATCACCGCTTTGCGCATCGATATACTCTTGCAAGCCCTGCAACATACCCACATCTCTACATTCAACATCACACACGGGATTGCGTGCTTTGTCGCTAAAATCTTCAAAGGGTATACGGTCGGCCACACCTTTAGAGCCTGAGTTATTATCCCGCCATAGAATATTGACCCCTACACGCGCTAGTACATCTAATACGTTTTCCATGCCGCTGGCTGCACTTCTAGAATAATTATCGTGATCTAACATAGAAAACATACAGGGTACAGACACCGCCGTTGAGGTGCCACAGGCTGAAATATGACTATAACTAACTAAGCGGCTCTCTTTGCTTAGCTCTGGGTTGGTATTACGGGCGTATCCATTTAAAGAAAAACGATCACGCCTAGCGGTCTCCCCCACCACCATAATAATTAACTCATGGCCGGAATCGGTATCGGCAATATCCGCGTTGGGCGAAGTTGTTTTAATCTCTGTTACGGTGACGGTTTTACTATAAGAAGTGATAAACTTCCCCAAGGAATAAATCGCATAACTAGGGTTGCTGTAATAGCGCAGGTTTTTATGCTCATGGGAAAACACCGCATAAACATCACTAAAACTCACTATGCACAGCACCATCGCAAATATTGAGACTAAGGCCGTTTGCAAACCATATCGCAATTCCCTCCACCATAAAGACGGCGTAAACTTTAACAGCCATAAGCCTATAACAGGAAAAATACCCAACACTAATACATATAGAATCAAGCCATAGCTAAATAGATCGGCAGCCTCCGACACATCTGTTTCAACAATATTCTGCAACATGACATCGTCAAAAGTAATGCCAAATCTATCCATATAAAACCCTGCAACCGCAGCGGTTAGCAAAAAGAAACTACACACCCAGCGCACCGGCACCAACAGGCTAAGCACAGCAATAAATAACACCAAAATACAGAACAGCAGCAAGCCTACCGATAGGATAAATCCCATATTTTCAGCTAAGGGGTAAATAACCAGCAACTTTTCAAAAAATACATGATTGGACGTTAACAGCAAAAACGCTGCCGTTATTAACGTTAATACGGTGGGTGTTACCTTGTTATAGAAGGGTATAGCGTTGAGAGATAACTTCATAGTAAGCCTAATATCATTATTGATAAGTACTGACTTACAGGTCGTTCAAAAACAAAAAACAGGTTATTTTGACACACTGGACAACCCCATTATTTGCAACCTTATAAACCAACTTGCAATATAACAAGACAAACTTAACAAAAGCTTAAGATGGCGTAGTGTAGAAAATAAATATTGAAAAACGATATCAATCAGGCAGGCGGTAATTACCCTGCTGGTAAGAATAGGGACCAAACAGCGCATGAGCCAAAGCCTTGTCGATTAAGGTTTTATTTTGCACGGCTGACTTAGTGTATTTTCCCTTTTTATATGAATATTGTACGGCGGGTTTATTACGCTCAAAAACTACAACTTGATCACCCTCGCGGTAGGCCTGGGTTTTGTTGTATTGCATCATCGCCCTACCAGAATCACCAGCATATTTAGGGTCTGTTATATCGCGGCCTATAGCCGGAAATTCAGCATCTATACCTGCCATAGACAGTAGCGTGGGGAACAAATCGATTTGGCTGCTCACTTTGCTATACACCGATGGCTGTACCCCTCCACCCATAATCAAACCCGGTATATGAAAATATTCTATGGGGACTAAATTGGCGCCACGCACGCGGGAGTTATGGTCGGCCACCACTAAAAACAAAGTGTTATCCCAATAGCGGGATTGCTTAGCCTGTTTAAAAAATTGCCCTAGGCTGTAATCGGCGTATTTAACCGCGTTATTCTCTGTTGCTTTTTCCTTATCATATAAAGCTATACGATTATCGGGAAAGTCGAAGGGGGTGTGATTAGAAGAGCTAAACACTAAACTGAAAAAAGGTTTGTCACCGTAACTTTGAAAAAGCTTATCGGCCTTACTAAATAAGTCCTCGTCCGACACCCCCCAAGAGCCGACAAACTGTGGATCACTATAATCCTTTTGTTCGATAATTTTACTAAAACCATTATTCATAAAGAAGCGTTTCATATTATCGAAGTGGGCTTCACCGCCATAAATAAAGCTGGTGTCGTAACCTTTACGGCGCAGCACTTCGGCAAAACTAAAAAAGCCGCGCTGAGATTGGCTTAATTTCACTACCGAGCGTGCAGAGGTAGGAGTAAAGCCGGTGATCACCGCCTCTATACCGCGCACCGAGCGCGTGCCGGTAGCATAGAGATTTTCAAACCATAGCCCTTGCTCAGCCAACGCATCCAACTGTGGCGTAAGATGCTTGCCTCCTAAGCTACCGACAAATTCTGCCCCCAAGCTCTCCTCTAAAATAATCACGATATTTTTCGGCTTAGCCTGCGTATTCAAAGCGGCCTGGTTATGTAAGGTTGGAATATCGCCGACGATAAAATCACTGGCGGGCACCCGCATCTCGGCCTTTACTATTGCCAACATCTTATCTACCGCCATATCGCCATAGGCTAGCGAGCCTTTTTCGTCTCTGGCCGATTCGTAGATGGCATATAACAGTGAATAGCTGGAGTTTAAGGCGATATCGTTAACCATTAAGTCGGTAGAAAAAGCCACCACACTAGGGTTAGCTGGCCTATGGCCGACACTGGAGCGCACAGCTAAAACCAACAGGCAAAACAACACTAACGATAGCGCTAAGGCTTTAGGCCAAGTTAAAGAGACGATGGGGGCGGCGGGTAATACTCGCCATAAGGTTATAGCAGCCAAGGGCATGGCAATCGCGGTAATGATAAAACAGGTTTTAAAACCGCCCCATAGCATAGCCAGTACTTCTTTGGGGTATTTCAAATACTCCACAAATAAAATGTTGGGGCGGGCATCAAATTGCAGTAAAAAATTAGGGGTGGCCAGCTCCATAAATAACAACCACAGCAACGCCGCACACAAATAGAATTTTAACAGCCCCGGCCAGAAGCTATATAAGGCTTTGCACTGATTGATTAGCGGGCTAAGGCTAAGTGGGATAATAAGCAGGGCAGACAGTATTAGCACATCGAAGCGCAGGCCCTGTAATAATAGAAACCCCAAGCCCTGCGAGGCTGCCACCCTGTCCCACTGCCAAGCGATATAGCCCAGCCTAAAGGCTGACAACATGAAAAGGCCCAAGCCTATGGCATAAGCATAGGGCTTTAACAGGGCTAAGAGGGAACGATTGTGGGTGGTGCTAGCAGTTGGGTATGTTGTCATGCTAAATACTGTACTCTCAAAACCTTAAGACAGTCTTAAGATAGTATTAGGACGAACGAAGCAGCCCTAAGCCTAGTCTCGAGTTACAGTATTTTCTTGTTTTATCAGTATTAAATAAATCAGTTAGCCAAAGCCCGACTTTTTTGGGGCCCTTGTGACGCTAAAGCTGAGGCTTAATCGTCCTCCTCCGCCTCTTGTAAGCGCTGCTGTTTTTCCTCTTCCTCTTGCATCACCGCTTTAATCTCTTCTAATACGGCATCGACATCGGCACTGGCCCCGTCGTCTGCAAACAGGCCGGTAAGTGGAGTTTCGGGGGTCAATTCTCCCTCTTCGTATAAGGCCCACATTTCTTCGGCATAGCGCGTAGTCGATAGCTGGGGAGCAAACTCGGCGTAATAGCGGGTCATATTATTAATGTCGCGGGCTAACATGCTCTGCGCATTATTATTGGCGGCGGCGTTAACCGCTTGCGGTAAGTCGATAATCACCGGGCCGTAGTCGTCCACCAGCACATTAAACTCAGAGAGGTCACCGTGTACCAAGCCTGCGCACAGCATCAGCTTAACGTAGTGCATCATGGTGGCGTGGTCTTCTAGCGCCTGCTCTTCTGACATCATCACATCATCTAGGCGCGGCGCCACTTCGCCAGCCTCATCGGTCACTAGCTCCATCAGCAGCACGCCATCGACGCAGCCAAAGGTTTCTGGCACCCGTACTCCGGCGCTGGCTAAGCGCGACAGCGCATCCACTTCGGCGTTTTGCCACACTTCTTCTTGCTGCTGGCGGCCGTAGTTAGAGCGTTTTTCCATAGCCCTAGCGCGGCGGCCACTGCGCACCTTGCGGCCCTCTTGGTATTGGGCGGCTTTTTTAAAGCTGCGTTTAAGCGCATCTTTATACACCTTGGCACAGCGTATCTTGCCGCCACAGCGTACGATAAAAATATCGGCTTCTTTCCCGCTCATTAGGCGGCTAACAACTTCATCAATTAAGCCGTCATCCACTAGGGGTTGCAGGCGTTTAGGTACTTTCATATTGTCCTTACTACGTCAAATACAAGGAGCGGCTGTGCCAGCTCATAGCGGTTATTGTTTGGCCATTAAGGCGCCCAGGGGATCATCGGATTCATTGAGCTCCTGTATCGCTAATGACTGTATGCATAGTGAAAACAACTCCGATTGGGATTTAATATCCAGTTTTTGGTAAATATGCTTTCTATGGATTTTTACCGTACTCAAAGAAATATTTAATTTTTGCGCTAGGGACTTAGACGAGTGGCCATTTAAAATACACTGGATCACATCCTGCTCTCTATCGGTGAGTATCGATTTACCAAAGGAATCAAAAATACTCTGATAGGGCTTAGCGCTGGTGGCGAGTTTTTGTACTCCTAGGCCGTAATCATAATTATCCCAATGGGTTTTAATCAGATAAGTCACCATAGGCATTAAAGCTACAAGCTTAGCTTCTTCGGCCGGGGAAAACTTACCCTCCAGCTTATCCATATAAAAATCGACGTAACAATTATCGATTTTGACGATAAAATCATACTCGTCGGTAATACCCACCGGCTTAATAAAGGTATTGTAATACTCTGTTTCACGGTAATGATCGGGCAGTATATCCCTAAAACAATACAGCCCGGTATCTACACCGCTGGCTAGCATATTGTAATGAGGGTCTAGCAGGTATAGGCCTTTTAAATACAGCGCTATATGCTTATCAAAATTAACCGAGAAGTCGCCTTTGTAGATACTGTGAACTTCTCTACCGTTGTAAAACATCACGCCAGAGCAATCAAAGCCTACAATTTCTTTTAAAGTGTCAGACAGGTCAGCAAAGAATGAGCCTTCGCTCACTTTTTCATGCAGCTCAACCAGTGAACTATACCACGCAGCACTTTCCATGCTAATCATCGTATCACGGCCTATCTATAGTTAATGGGGGGGCACACTATAGCAAAAATGCCGGTAACTTTAACAGCATAGAGAAATAGGCAGTGGCTGGCACTGAGCGCACCAGGCTGCATTAAGACAGGCTAAGAGAGTAGGTGCTTAGCCACAGGTTTAGCTTTAAGCCGCTTGCCCGCCACTAAAGACCAGGCCAAATAACCGCCAAAGGAAACGGCAAAGGTAGGTAAGGTGGCTCCTACGGGGCTGGAGATAACGTAGGTGAACAATATAGAGGCTAGCACCCCTAGTACCCACACAACGAGTGCGGCCATGTTAACGCCTCCCTGATACCAGTACTTACCACCACGGCCTAGCAAAATATCACGGTCGTAGTGGCCGCGCTGCACGATATAGTAATCCGCTATCATAATCGCAAATACCGGTATAAATAAGCTGCCCACTAAGGTTAAAAACGAGGTGAATTGCTCTAGCATGGCCAACCAACTGGCCCCCACTATAGAGATAGCGCCCAACACCAAGGCCACCGGGACAAATTTTAGCTTTTTGCTAGGGGTGACATTAAGCACCGACGAAATCATGCCATACACCACCATTGTATTGGTGGCCATGACCGATAAAAAAATCACCAACGCCAGCGGCGCGCCAAAAGCAGCCACTATCACGGTAGGGTCAAAACTAGTTGCCGCCTTACCTTCTAAGCCTAAATAAGCAATGGCGGTAGCACCTAAGCTCATCGTGAGTATGGTGGACAAGGTGTAGCCTATGCCTGAGCCTACCACGCCAGCCACCTGATTTTTGGCTAGGCGATTAAACTCGGCAGACAGCACCGTCCAAGAAATAGCTGTGGCAATAACCACATCCAAGACCAACCAAGCATTCCAGCCTAGGCTTGGCTCTATGGATAAATCAAAAAAGGCAGCTACCGAGTAGCTGCCAAAGGCAAGATAAAAAATGTAGACCATTACGCTTAAAATAATCAGTGCCAGCCAAGGCTCCACTTTGGCTATGCCTTCATGGCCAAAAACAGCCAAGCTCACCACCAAAACCTGGCATAACACCGAAAACAGCACCGGGTTAGAAAACCCCGTTGCCTGTTGCACGATAAAGTTGACGGTAACACCCGCCAGCATCGCTTGTACCCAGCACCAACCCATAAGAATAACGACATTAGCCCCGGTGGTTAAAAACGCCCCACGCAGGCCAAAGGCCCCTTTGGTTAACGACATGGTAGACAGGCCAGTACGTGTGCCCATATTACCAACCAACACCAACACTACCGCACCTATCAAGGTGCCCAACACAATCATGGCTAAGGCCTGCGGCCAAGATACTCCCGGCACAAACAGCGTGCCTGTTAGTAAGGTTGTCACCACCAAATTCGCAGCCAGCCAAATCATGGCTATGCGGCCCAGGGACAAGGTCCCTTTGATAGCGCCGTAGCCTTCCACCTCATGGCTGGCTGCGGCTGTTTCTGTTGCAGAATTTGCTGATGACATGCTTACTTCCTATAGGGTTGCTGCTTATGACGCCGACTTAAAAACGGAATTTATAATCAACACCGTAAGTACGTGGCGCACCGCGGAAGAAGAATAAACCATTCCAATCCGTGGTTAAATCTACCGAATAAGTCGCATACTCTTCATCCGTTAGGTTTTTAACATACACACCAAATGAATGCGCCTCATCCTCTACCGCAATGTTTAAACGCACATTGTGTATAGCATAGGCAGGCTGATCCAAGCGGCTGTCGTTAAACGGTTCAAAATACTGCTTAGATACATAGTTGGCATCGTAGTGAAACTTAACCCAGGCTGAGTTGCTTTCCCATACATCGTAATCCACCACAATGTTTGCATTCAGTTCAGGCGCTGAAGGCAGGCTATTACCTGACAAGTCCATGCCGGCATAGTTAAGCTCGGTGTATTCCGAATCTAACAAGCCTATACCACCCATTAACCTAAGACGCTCGGTTGCTTGCGTGATAATTTGCAATTCCATACCGGTAATTTCTGACTCACCGGCGTTTAATAGGAACTGTAAACCAGCATCAAAAATTAAGAACTGTTGGTTCTCATAGATGTAATGAAAAGCAGCAGCGTTTACCTGGGTACGGCCATCTTGCAAGGTAGCTTTAAAACCCACTTCCCAGGCTTTTAGCTCTTCAGGTTTTACCGAGGTAAACTCATCGGCGGCGAAAGCAAAACCATTAAAGGCACTA contains:
- a CDS encoding phosphatase PAP2 family protein; this encodes MLTMTLLTRTLRHPLAVWLLPAVTFIAVNAVLLGLDVDRLLAAKLYAYQGYEWRYQGSWLLQDVIHQGGRALVLTLYLVLIGLLCSSFVVMRLKKYQRGLFYLLASVSLSLIIVSVLKQLTAVSCPWNYSQFGGELPYQSWLEAMLSAQGGRCFPSGHASGAYAWLALYFFCRCYLPRWRNVSLVAVMLLGLIFGVAQQLRGAHFLSHDIWTLTICWYISFLMSYLFKLHLSKAMGNP
- a CDS encoding M56 family metallopeptidase codes for the protein MIFGDFGLVLNVLTIAILSFSFTLLVVSLLIVQLNRLLSQFNAKSRSRLLWCIVTLPWVVSFLSVVVLVFPELFKWQSAWLTSPLHWHHIYTFSVLSWHGVSLLLFSTLVLLLLLMKSVKALKVISNFNLLNEFSKPEAMPNGCMIIDSKNVSAFTSGLLKPQAYITQGLHDQLSNEESCVVQQHELAHAKYSHPLKKYTFSIFSTFYPNQLGYRLNESYSLALEQTADNAVLALISDVTLISKTIIKVTRLQSFINARQQEPTAGCAFTRHPFELRIRYLLNDNKGNSFPYLFVLISALTIASISTFSVDFIHHSFEHLFSH
- a CDS encoding TolC family protein, which codes for MLFLGHKRTHKKPIGSRFFVRQSALHALRSLSFCLVASFPVYAAGQLEIELSMQEAIARSLNKHPELASFAYRIKSAEGDVSYAAVGQKPELSLVVEDAFGSDEYSKLDNSKATLSISWILDGELSNRRVGKFQAKKTLVDIERDIKRYDIAAKTAHQFLTVIALQDRLAIAIKAQQNMEKALMGISKRVSAGSALVADQLRAEVSVERRNLNIEDITHELKSAKKILASMWGGAYIDFTSVSGSLNISRLPIEFSDLNEAIKTNPRIRYFLTQERLIESEITLAKEESKNRLRFNAGISRYERTEDYGLTFGVSLPLGKSNRNQGRISALTADKGRYLADANATEIQLLTQVFVLYEELKHGHHINDSLENKIIPRLARALEETHKAYQLGKYSYQEWSMVQQELLDAQLALIDARLMALNNTVELERLTGLALLRYSTAL
- a CDS encoding LTA synthase family protein, yielding MTTYPTASTTHNRSLLALLKPYAYAIGLGLFMLSAFRLGYIAWQWDRVAASQGLGFLLLQGLRFDVLILSALLIIPLSLSPLINQCKALYSFWPGLLKFYLCAALLWLLFMELATPNFLLQFDARPNILFVEYLKYPKEVLAMLWGGFKTCFIITAIAMPLAAITLWRVLPAAPIVSLTWPKALALSLVLFCLLVLAVRSSVGHRPANPSVVAFSTDLMVNDIALNSSYSLLYAIYESARDEKGSLAYGDMAVDKMLAIVKAEMRVPASDFIVGDIPTLHNQAALNTQAKPKNIVIILEESLGAEFVGSLGGKHLTPQLDALAEQGLWFENLYATGTRSVRGIEAVITGFTPTSARSVVKLSQSQRGFFSFAEVLRRKGYDTSFIYGGEAHFDNMKRFFMNNGFSKIIEQKDYSDPQFVGSWGVSDEDLFSKADKLFQSYGDKPFFSLVFSSSNHTPFDFPDNRIALYDKEKATENNAVKYADYSLGQFFKQAKQSRYWDNTLFLVVADHNSRVRGANLVPIEYFHIPGLIMGGGVQPSVYSKVSSQIDLFPTLLSMAGIDAEFPAIGRDITDPKYAGDSGRAMMQYNKTQAYREGDQVVVFERNKPAVQYSYKKGKYTKSAVQNKTLIDKALAHALFGPYSYQQGNYRLPD
- a CDS encoding BlaI/MecI/CopY family transcriptional regulator; its protein translation is MHLGELEKLVLQYLWETGSADAKQVFSYFEKRRGGSLNTIQSTLDRLFKKGVLLREKHGHAFQYQAVSDRDAFIGQLVNEISSDFGSSGENTLLAAFTSLSSGMNERQLDELERLIDERRLKVSLDSKE
- a CDS encoding efflux RND transporter periplasmic adaptor subunit; the encoded protein is MKKLLLHPVAFGFMFFGVVLTFVTTSVSVAAVDDSIVETEPEKGPNRGRLLKQDGFVIELSIFETGVPPEFRVWVTNQDKPVAPEAVSLTVKLTRLGGVVDTINFKPQSDFLRGDMEIYEPHSFAVTINANYQNKSYQWQYDNFEGRTNIEPKVAEAMNIQTEIAGEATLSETIEVFGRIVPAQDGQRHITARFDGQIKSMPVNLGQTVKSGDVLARIESNESLTSYAITSPSDGVISAKFANDGEQTDGRVLLSITNLQKLTAELAVFPTDRARVSLGAPATINVGEVKDSLISTVIFLDSQLQRNQSTIVRVAIDNASGLYIPGQYVTGEIEVDRYLVPLAVKRIGLQSFRDFTVVYAKVGEQYEVRMLELGRKAGEWIEVLGGLDVGSEYVTENSFIIKADIEKSGASHDH
- a CDS encoding phosphoethanolamine transferase, which produces MKLSLNAIPFYNKVTPTVLTLITAAFLLLTSNHVFFEKLLVIYPLAENMGFILSVGLLLFCILVLFIAVLSLLVPVRWVCSFFLLTAAVAGFYMDRFGITFDDVMLQNIVETDVSEAADLFSYGLILYVLVLGIFPVIGLWLLKFTPSLWWRELRYGLQTALVSIFAMVLCIVSFSDVYAVFSHEHKNLRYYSNPSYAIYSLGKFITSYSKTVTVTEIKTTSPNADIADTDSGHELIIMVVGETARRDRFSLNGYARNTNPELSKESRLVSYSHISACGTSTAVSVPCMFSMLDHDNYSRSAASGMENVLDVLARVGVNILWRDNNSGSKGVADRIPFEDFSDKARNPVCDVECRDVGMLQGLQEYIDAQSGDILIVLHQMGNHGPAYYKRYPAEFERFTPACHSAELGQCSDEEINNAYDNAILYTDYFLAKAIALLKANTPNYETALLYVSDHGESLGENGLYLHGMPYLIAPAEQIDVPVIAWVGESSDVDISSALELKDVSNSHDAVCHALLDLFEVDSASVSNGPSLFQVN